From a single Rutidosis leptorrhynchoides isolate AG116_Rl617_1_P2 chromosome 5, CSIRO_AGI_Rlap_v1, whole genome shotgun sequence genomic region:
- the LOC139849494 gene encoding uncharacterized protein: MFASLVPPTWLYKRPTKGCNHGFFGGVCQTETHKKKKKNNKKNVTWRYALGRLGFTTFQKITSTLRQLAYGITADMFDEYLKMGEKTSYVCLNNFFKCIIDLYGREYLRKPTATDIARLYSAHEEKRGFKGTLGSIDCIHWGWKNCPVAWKGQYTRGDHGHPMIMHEAVTSYDRWIWHAFFGMAGSNNAIIC, translated from the exons ATGTTCGCCTCCCTGGTGCCTCCTACATGGCTTTACAAACGCCCCACAAAGGGCTGTAATCATGGGTTTTTCGGCGGCGTTTGTCAAACAGAAAcgcataagaagaagaagaagaacaacaagAAGAATGTGACGTGGCGCT ATGCACTAGGTCGTCTTGGGTTTACAACATTTCAAAAGATAACTTCCACATTGCGCCAATTGGCGTATGGAATAACCGCGGATATGTTTGATGAATATTTAAAAATGGGAGAGAAAACAAGCTATGTTTGCTTAAATAATTTTTTTAAGTGTATAATCGACTTATATGGTCGAGAATATTTGAGAAAGCCGACGGCAACTGACATTGCTCGGTTGTATTCGGCGCACGAGGAGAAACGTGGTTTTAAAGGAACGCTGGGTAGCATTGACTGTATTCATTGGGGATGGAAAAATTGTCCTGTTGCATGGAAAGGTCAATATACTAGAGGTGATCACGGTCATCCGATGATCATGCATGAAGCAGTTACATCGTACGATAGGTGGATATGGCATGCATTTTTTGGGATGGCTGGTTCTAACAACGCCATAATATGTTAA